Proteins encoded within one genomic window of Marinihelvus fidelis:
- a CDS encoding DUF6998 domain-containing protein, translating to MSKGRTQRVLNHGQFQTLVNQLYATVRELEAMFPGRHFTPDGHLVGSLGECLVADAYGLELLAASNKGFDAVTADGVEVEIKATQGRSVAFRHEPRHAIVIRILPDGAFEEVYNGPGALVWALFRGKPLPSNGQYQVSVARLRRLGEGVPECDRVPQVR from the coding sequence ATGAGTAAGGGGCGCACCCAACGAGTGCTCAATCACGGGCAATTCCAAACCCTCGTCAATCAACTCTACGCCACCGTCCGCGAGCTTGAGGCCATGTTTCCTGGGCGGCACTTCACGCCCGATGGGCACCTGGTGGGGTCGCTGGGGGAGTGTCTGGTGGCCGATGCCTATGGGCTGGAGTTGCTGGCGGCGTCGAATAAGGGGTTTGATGCCGTCACGGCGGATGGGGTGGAGGTCGAGATCAAGGCGACGCAGGGGCGGAGTGTGGCGTTTCGGCATGAGCCGCGGCATGCGATCGTGATTCGGATTCTTCCGGACGGGGCGTTCGAGGAGGTCTACAACGGGCCGGGGGCGTTGGTGTGGGCGCTGTTCAGGGGCAAGCCGCTGCCGAGCAATGGGCAGTACCAGGTGTCGGTGGCCAGGCTTCGGCGGTTGGGTGAGGGTGTTCCTGAGTGCGACCGCGTTCCGCAAGTGCGGTGA
- a CDS encoding uracil-DNA glycosylase, with protein MFDDYPKLLGQPAALEARLRDVEQPHIAPLTKFVRELRKEAGPDASIPFFDPWDGGTEAEVLFLLEAPGPKARNSGFVSRNNPDETAKNLFELLNEAGIPRKSSVVWNIVPWYIGSGTKIRPAKLTDISAGMTSLDELIGLLPKLRCVALVGRKSQQAEYHLQERYPLLIIEQTPHPSPMFINRRPENRTVLLDRLCHIRKLLESRTNE; from the coding sequence TTGTTTGACGACTACCCCAAATTACTTGGGCAACCGGCGGCGCTGGAAGCGAGACTGCGCGACGTTGAACAGCCGCACATCGCACCACTGACTAAATTCGTTCGAGAACTTCGCAAGGAAGCGGGTCCGGATGCCTCAATCCCGTTCTTCGATCCGTGGGATGGCGGAACGGAAGCTGAAGTTCTGTTTCTACTAGAGGCACCGGGGCCGAAGGCGCGCAATTCAGGTTTCGTTTCCCGTAACAATCCCGATGAGACGGCGAAAAACTTGTTTGAGCTACTGAACGAAGCAGGCATTCCGCGGAAATCTTCTGTGGTCTGGAATATCGTTCCCTGGTACATCGGATCTGGGACGAAGATAAGGCCGGCTAAATTAACTGATATTTCCGCCGGTATGACATCGCTGGACGAACTCATCGGCCTGTTACCAAAGCTCCGTTGCGTCGCCCTGGTTGGCCGCAAATCTCAACAAGCCGAATATCATCTTCAGGAGCGGTACCCGTTACTCATTATCGAGCAAACGCCGCACCCCAGCCCGATGTTCATCAATCGACGGCCGGAAAACAGGACCGTTCTTCTAGATCGCCTCTGTCACATCAGAAAGCTCCTAGAAAGCCGGACAAATGAGTAA
- a CDS encoding TIR domain-containing protein encodes MPYGTEANVAISNSSPGIEAINNLNDSEVFMARTSTSQIRQKMRQAQRQAEQKLRHRARQTEQKLQRELDKVIRENKRKVDAYNRRVDAHNKKVISNHNANVHRVNTHNQKVIADLNRQLRSGHRGVRYTESEQRLADRVHTAVGLLDPREYDSFLSYARIDGSEIASELRRELEALGVAVWFDEVAIAPGRSQSLQMDSGLRKARSGIALLTPAYLTGRFWTERELGALLSKNILIPVLHNVSFDDVKQYSGILPDLAGFTTTQDTVKDIAKKIAAAVVLN; translated from the coding sequence GTGCCGTACGGTACTGAAGCCAACGTAGCTATCTCAAATAGCTCTCCAGGCATTGAAGCGATAAATAACCTAAATGATAGTGAGGTGTTCATGGCACGAACTAGCACAAGCCAAATACGGCAAAAAATGCGCCAGGCGCAACGTCAAGCGGAGCAAAAGCTCAGGCATAGGGCTCGGCAAACCGAACAGAAACTTCAACGTGAACTGGACAAGGTAATCCGCGAAAACAAGAGAAAAGTAGATGCCTACAACCGCCGGGTGGACGCTCATAACAAGAAGGTAATATCCAACCACAACGCAAACGTCCACCGGGTTAATACGCACAACCAGAAGGTTATAGCGGATCTGAATCGCCAGCTGCGGTCTGGGCACCGCGGGGTTCGTTACACTGAATCTGAACAACGCCTCGCCGACCGTGTACATACAGCCGTCGGTCTGCTGGACCCAAGGGAGTACGACTCTTTTCTCAGCTACGCCCGTATTGATGGGAGTGAAATCGCATCAGAACTTCGAAGAGAATTAGAGGCGCTTGGAGTCGCAGTTTGGTTCGACGAAGTGGCAATAGCACCCGGACGTAGTCAGTCTCTCCAGATGGATTCAGGTTTGCGAAAAGCAAGGTCGGGTATTGCGTTGCTCACACCAGCCTATCTCACAGGTCGTTTTTGGACAGAGAGAGAACTCGGTGCCTTGTTAAGCAAAAATATTCTGATTCCTGTCCTTCATAACGTTTCATTCGACGATGTGAAACAGTACAGCGGTATCTTGCCCGACCTTGCTGGGTTCACTACAACGCAAGACACGGTCAAAGATATTGCTAAAAAGATTGCTGCTGCAGTCGTACTCAATTGA
- a CDS encoding YkgJ family cysteine cluster protein, whose product MSNQLLEEQKFAARNFSRISKVIPRRLAIREDNISAQLAKAKTSPRRKLETLYTLMDELFQTVLPLTPCRNRCSSCCHYEVNITEIEIAHIEIHSKRKRSKVVGPKVNFHGTACPFLENGSCSIYEARPFTCRKHLALTKSNFWCDPVRSNLEKFPLIQFSGFENAFNLIRSESKSYDSVDIRQVFKRNATG is encoded by the coding sequence ATGTCTAATCAACTACTTGAAGAACAGAAGTTCGCAGCGAGAAATTTTTCGCGTATAAGTAAAGTAATTCCTAGACGACTCGCAATTCGTGAAGACAATATCAGCGCTCAGCTCGCCAAAGCAAAGACCAGTCCAAGACGGAAGCTGGAAACGCTTTATACATTGATGGACGAACTGTTCCAGACCGTATTACCACTCACGCCATGCAGAAATCGCTGCAGCTCTTGCTGCCATTATGAGGTCAATATCACCGAAATTGAGATTGCCCACATTGAAATTCATTCGAAAAGAAAGCGGTCAAAAGTAGTGGGGCCGAAAGTCAATTTTCACGGCACCGCTTGCCCCTTTCTGGAAAATGGATCGTGTTCGATCTATGAAGCTCGGCCTTTTACTTGTCGTAAACATCTTGCATTAACTAAATCGAACTTCTGGTGCGATCCAGTCCGTAGCAATTTAGAAAAGTTCCCGCTTATTCAGTTTTCGGGTTTTGAAAATGCTTTTAATCTCATTAGAAGTGAGAGCAAGTCATATGACTCAGTAGACATTCGCCAAGTGTTTAAAAGGAATGCGACCGGTTAG
- a CDS encoding ATP-binding protein, with protein MRIKSIGIKGFRGYSEPIEIKFSDLLVLVGKNDIGKSTILEALDIFFNEGKGSVKLDKEDINKSNLANGDDCVEISVEFESLPKSIIIDSSNETSLSDEYLLSSTGTLWVVKKYPKAGKEKVFIRSNHPTAKNSSDLLLKKNTELKKILKEQGLECVDKSKNSELRKSIWSGQGDLELREIEIEVAKIDAKNIWEQLKNYMPMFTLFQADRKNSDGDSEIQDPMKIAVREILGNPSIQSNLKEVAEEVKRHLDHVADQTLVKLKELNPEIASSLTPQIPESESLKWADVFRSVAIAGDEDIPINKRGSGVKRLILVSFFRADAERRQREANLPSVVYAIEEPETSQHPGHQRALISALKTLSKAKNTQIILTTHSPEIVKQLDFENILLIAGQSPERIQSVEESELPYPSLNEVNFAAFDESTFEYHNELYGFIEAEGKLAEFKGGKTTMLYHRQNRDGTTTQQQIIQTEYIRHQIHHPENEANARFTDHDLRQSIQEMRAFIQTNMQNRPVQ; from the coding sequence ATGAGAATTAAGTCTATTGGCATAAAGGGATTTAGGGGCTACTCCGAACCAATCGAAATCAAGTTTTCCGATCTCTTGGTTCTTGTCGGAAAGAATGACATTGGAAAGTCTACGATTCTTGAAGCGCTAGACATCTTTTTTAATGAGGGCAAGGGAAGTGTCAAATTAGACAAAGAGGACATAAACAAATCCAATCTTGCTAATGGGGATGACTGTGTCGAAATTTCTGTTGAATTTGAATCGCTTCCCAAATCGATCATCATCGACAGTTCAAACGAGACATCCCTTTCGGATGAATACTTGTTAAGTTCGACCGGAACGCTTTGGGTAGTCAAGAAATATCCGAAAGCTGGGAAAGAAAAAGTTTTTATCAGGTCCAATCACCCCACTGCTAAAAACAGTAGCGACCTTCTATTAAAAAAGAACACTGAGCTAAAAAAAATTCTCAAGGAACAAGGATTAGAGTGCGTCGATAAGTCGAAAAACTCTGAATTGCGAAAGTCAATATGGTCTGGGCAAGGTGATCTAGAACTACGGGAAATTGAAATTGAGGTAGCGAAAATTGATGCAAAGAATATTTGGGAGCAATTAAAAAACTACATGCCAATGTTTACGCTGTTCCAGGCTGACAGAAAGAACAGTGACGGAGACAGCGAAATCCAGGATCCAATGAAAATTGCCGTACGGGAAATCCTTGGCAACCCCTCAATTCAATCAAATCTCAAAGAAGTCGCGGAGGAAGTAAAGCGCCACTTAGATCATGTTGCCGACCAAACCCTAGTGAAATTAAAGGAACTGAATCCCGAAATTGCATCATCTCTAACCCCTCAGATTCCTGAATCAGAATCGCTGAAGTGGGCAGATGTCTTTCGAAGCGTGGCCATCGCTGGTGATGAAGACATACCAATCAACAAGCGCGGAAGCGGAGTTAAGAGATTGATCCTGGTGAGCTTCTTTAGAGCCGACGCTGAAAGAAGACAGCGAGAAGCAAACTTACCGAGCGTGGTCTACGCAATCGAAGAACCAGAAACATCGCAACATCCCGGGCACCAAAGGGCATTGATCTCCGCATTGAAAACCCTGTCCAAAGCTAAAAACACACAGATAATCCTTACCACGCATAGCCCTGAGATCGTAAAACAGTTGGATTTTGAAAACATCTTGCTGATTGCCGGACAAAGCCCTGAACGTATTCAAAGCGTTGAAGAGAGCGAACTTCCATACCCCAGTCTAAATGAAGTGAATTTTGCTGCCTTCGATGAGTCCACTTTCGAGTACCACAATGAGTTATATGGATTTATAGAAGCAGAGGGGAAGCTCGCCGAGTTTAAGGGGGGCAAAACGACGATGCTTTACCACAGACAAAATCGAGATGGGACAACGACACAACAACAGATAATCCAAACCGAATACATTCGGCATCAAATTCACCACCCTGAAAACGAAGCAAACGCACGATTCACGGACCACGACCTACGTCAATCGATTCAGGAAATGCGAGCGTTTATACAAACAAATATGCAGAACCGGCCCGTACAGTAG
- the rmuC gene encoding DNA recombination protein RmuC has translation MDQYLIWATFIAASLAFLFSIATVVLSGRPNKNLSREVREELRTGREESRSAGKELREEVSRLIQSASTNSIDTLNKAFEHQLAQLSAMTQQLKELEKTNRESLDNVRSNLDRRVIQLQENNEAKIGKFQDSMSDGLKQNRTMLSDSIEKLSNTQKSQLESVAKELRQLSDSNQQSLDRIRQTFDERVVQLQSSNEKKLDEMRNTVDEKLHDTLEKRLGESFKLVSNQLDAVHKGLGEMQSLATGVGDLKRVLTNVKARGTWAEVQLGSILEQVLTSEQFEKNVCTKPNTTERVEFAVRLPGPKDDPARVVYLPIDSKFPQEDYARLQDASEKSDPILVQTATDALMRSIKSSAKEIHDKYINPPETTDFAIMFLATEGLYAEVLRQPALVEDLQQNFRIVVAGPTTLVAILSSLRVGFQTLAIEKRASEVWRVLAAVKTEFGKFGGVLAKVKKQLNTASKTIDQTEVRTRAMERKLREVEHLPTEEANEILALDDSKEDAGSAEDETEDQPS, from the coding sequence ATGGATCAGTATCTGATTTGGGCGACATTCATTGCTGCCAGCTTGGCATTTTTGTTTTCCATCGCCACAGTCGTCCTTTCAGGAAGACCCAATAAAAATCTTAGCCGGGAGGTTCGTGAAGAATTGCGAACGGGGCGAGAGGAGTCAAGGTCGGCAGGCAAAGAACTTAGAGAAGAAGTTAGCCGCCTTATTCAATCTGCATCAACCAATTCGATCGACACACTCAATAAGGCATTTGAGCATCAATTGGCGCAGCTGTCTGCCATGACACAGCAATTGAAAGAACTCGAGAAAACAAATCGTGAGTCGCTCGATAACGTGCGTTCGAATCTGGATCGCCGAGTAATTCAGTTACAAGAAAACAATGAAGCCAAGATCGGAAAGTTCCAAGACTCTATGTCCGACGGCCTCAAGCAAAACCGAACCATGCTCTCTGATTCAATTGAAAAACTGTCAAATACTCAGAAATCTCAGCTTGAATCAGTTGCTAAAGAACTTAGGCAATTAAGCGACTCCAATCAGCAATCGTTAGATCGGATCAGGCAAACTTTTGATGAAAGAGTAGTGCAGCTTCAGTCAAGCAATGAAAAGAAACTTGATGAAATGCGAAATACTGTCGATGAGAAATTGCATGACACTCTCGAGAAGCGTTTAGGCGAGTCGTTCAAGCTCGTCAGCAACCAACTTGATGCTGTTCATAAAGGGCTGGGTGAAATGCAGTCACTTGCAACCGGTGTAGGTGATCTCAAAAGAGTACTCACAAACGTCAAAGCGCGCGGAACTTGGGCAGAAGTCCAACTTGGCAGCATCCTCGAACAAGTACTAACTTCGGAACAGTTTGAGAAAAACGTTTGCACGAAACCCAATACCACTGAGCGAGTTGAATTTGCGGTGAGGTTACCAGGCCCTAAAGACGATCCTGCTCGAGTAGTTTATTTGCCTATTGACTCTAAGTTTCCCCAAGAGGACTACGCTCGACTTCAAGATGCATCTGAAAAATCCGATCCAATTCTAGTGCAAACAGCGACAGATGCCCTAATGCGATCAATCAAGTCCTCCGCAAAAGAAATCCACGATAAGTACATCAATCCACCGGAGACGACTGATTTCGCAATAATGTTTCTTGCAACTGAAGGACTCTATGCTGAAGTGCTTAGACAGCCAGCTTTAGTTGAGGACCTTCAACAAAATTTTCGAATTGTTGTTGCTGGCCCAACAACCCTTGTCGCCATCCTTAGTAGTTTGCGGGTTGGATTCCAGACGCTTGCAATTGAGAAACGTGCTTCGGAAGTTTGGCGAGTACTTGCTGCCGTCAAAACTGAGTTTGGAAAGTTTGGGGGCGTACTAGCAAAAGTTAAGAAACAACTAAATACCGCCAGTAAGACAATTGACCAAACTGAAGTCAGAACCAGAGCAATGGAACGAAAGCTGAGAGAAGTTGAGCATTTGCCTACCGAAGAAGCGAATGAAATTCTGGCGCTGGACGATTCAAAAGAAGATGCTGGATCCGCAGAAGACGAAACTGAGGATCAACCGTCTTAA
- a CDS encoding acetoacetate--CoA ligase gives MTDSAAGQNMTLWHPHPDDIPNTRLAQFQAELGRRRGKGYDSYAELHADTVADPVTFWRLVWESFDVIGEEGHDALINADQMPGAQWFPQARLNFAENLLRYTDDRPAIKFRAETGQERTLTYAELYNEVARVAHALRQHGIQPGDRVAGFLPNLPETIIAMLAATSLGATWSSCSPDFGTAGVVDRLGQVEPRILFCVDSYAYGGKTHDCLARVEEIIKAIPSIEKVVVAPYLQPEPGTGRIDKAVTWQAFTDNDATTIEYRRLPFDHPLYILYSSGTTGVPKCITHGAGGTLLQHLKELGLHTDLTRDDRLFYFTTCGWMMWNWMASGLALGCTLVLFEGSPFHPGPEALWDLADDFDVTVFGTGAKAISAWEKAGTTPRETHKLTNLKAILSTGSVLAPEGFDYVYRDIKEDVRLSSISGGTDIVSCFALGCPTLPVHRGELQCLGLGMDVKIRDENGKILGNNEIGELCCDTPFPSMPVKFWNDPDNSKYKAAYFETFPGTWAHGDFAKITPHQGMIIYGRSDATLNPGGVRIGTAEIYRQVEKLPEVLESICVGQDWEDDVRVVLFVRLRDNLVLDDELRDRIRKTIRANTTPRHVPAVIVQVADIPRTVSGKITELAVRDVIHGREVKNLEALANPEALERFSGLIELET, from the coding sequence ATGACCGATAGCGCCGCCGGCCAAAACATGACGCTCTGGCACCCCCACCCCGACGACATCCCGAACACCCGCCTGGCCCAGTTCCAGGCGGAGCTCGGCCGCCGCCGCGGCAAGGGCTACGACAGCTACGCCGAACTGCACGCCGACACCGTGGCCGACCCGGTCACCTTCTGGCGCCTGGTCTGGGAGTCCTTCGACGTCATCGGCGAAGAAGGCCACGACGCCCTCATCAACGCCGACCAGATGCCCGGCGCCCAGTGGTTCCCACAAGCCAGACTGAACTTCGCCGAAAACCTGCTCCGCTACACCGACGACCGCCCGGCCATAAAATTCCGCGCCGAAACCGGCCAGGAACGCACCCTGACCTACGCCGAGCTGTACAACGAAGTGGCCAGGGTCGCCCACGCCCTGCGCCAGCACGGCATCCAGCCCGGCGACCGCGTCGCCGGCTTCCTGCCCAACCTGCCGGAAACCATCATCGCCATGCTCGCCGCCACCAGCCTGGGCGCGACCTGGAGTTCCTGCAGCCCCGACTTCGGCACCGCCGGCGTGGTGGACAGACTCGGCCAGGTCGAGCCCAGAATCCTGTTCTGCGTGGACAGCTACGCCTACGGCGGCAAGACCCACGACTGCCTGGCCCGCGTCGAGGAGATCATCAAAGCCATCCCCAGCATTGAGAAGGTCGTGGTCGCGCCCTACCTGCAGCCCGAACCCGGCACCGGCCGCATCGACAAGGCCGTCACCTGGCAGGCCTTCACCGACAACGACGCCACCACCATCGAATACCGCCGCCTGCCCTTCGACCACCCGCTGTACATCCTGTACTCCAGCGGCACCACGGGCGTGCCCAAGTGCATCACCCACGGCGCCGGCGGGACACTGCTGCAACACCTGAAAGAACTCGGCCTGCACACCGACCTCACCCGCGACGACAGGTTGTTCTACTTCACCACCTGCGGCTGGATGATGTGGAACTGGATGGCCAGCGGCCTGGCGCTGGGCTGCACCCTGGTGCTGTTCGAAGGCTCGCCCTTCCACCCCGGCCCAGAAGCCCTCTGGGACCTGGCCGACGACTTCGACGTCACCGTCTTCGGCACCGGTGCCAAGGCCATCAGCGCCTGGGAAAAAGCCGGCACGACGCCCCGTGAAACCCACAAACTGACCAACCTGAAAGCCATCCTCTCAACCGGCTCAGTGCTGGCCCCCGAAGGCTTCGACTACGTCTACCGCGATATCAAAGAGGACGTCAGGCTGTCCTCGATCTCCGGCGGCACCGACATCGTGAGTTGCTTCGCGCTCGGCTGCCCCACCCTGCCCGTGCACCGCGGCGAGCTGCAGTGCCTGGGGCTAGGCATGGACGTCAAGATCCGCGACGAAAACGGCAAGATTTTAGGTAACAACGAAATCGGCGAACTCTGCTGCGACACGCCATTTCCGAGCATGCCCGTCAAATTCTGGAACGACCCCGACAACAGCAAATACAAAGCCGCCTACTTCGAGACATTTCCGGGCACCTGGGCCCACGGCGACTTCGCCAAGATCACCCCCCACCAGGGCATGATCATCTACGGCCGCTCCGACGCCACCCTAAACCCCGGCGGCGTCCGCATCGGCACCGCCGAAATCTACCGCCAGGTCGAAAAACTCCCCGAAGTCCTCGAATCCATCTGCGTCGGCCAGGACTGGGAAGACGACGTCCGCGTGGTGCTGTTCGTGCGCCTGCGCGACAACCTGGTGCTAGACGATGAACTGCGCGACCGGATCCGCAAGACGATCCGCGCGAACACCACGCCCCGCCACGTACCAGCGGTGATTGTGCAGGTGGCGGATATTCCGCGTACGGTGAGCGGGAAGATTACTGAGCTCGCCGTCCGTGACGTGATTCATGGGCGGGAGGTTAAAAATCTGGAGGCTTTGGCTAATCCGGAGGCCTTGGAGCGTTTTAGCGGCTTGATCGAGCTAGAAACTTAG
- a CDS encoding electron transfer flavoprotein subunit alpha/FixB family protein produces MSKILIIAEHDGDTLNPGTAKAVSCAKAITESAGGDIDILVLGDNIADVASQAAAIDGVATVHATSAAHLAAPLAANWAAEIAAAAEGYSHVLAPSSTFGKDVLPRAAALLGVNMVSDIASVDGERSFKRPVYAGNAIAEVSVPDGDTVVATARTASWPAATEGGNATINERPAETEDAGHTRYVGLESGGGDRPDLQTARIVLSGGRAFGSAENFEQLYTVADKLKAGVGASRAAVDAGYVPNDMQVGQTGKIIAPELYMAFGISGAIQHITGIKDAGTIVAVNKDADAPIFEIADIGLVADLFKVLPELEQQLG; encoded by the coding sequence ATGAGCAAAATCCTGATCATCGCCGAACACGACGGCGACACCCTGAACCCCGGCACCGCGAAGGCCGTCAGCTGCGCCAAGGCCATCACCGAAAGCGCCGGCGGCGACATCGACATCCTGGTGCTGGGCGACAACATCGCCGACGTGGCCAGCCAGGCCGCCGCCATCGACGGCGTGGCCACCGTCCACGCCACCAGCGCAGCGCACCTGGCCGCACCGCTGGCCGCCAACTGGGCCGCCGAGATCGCGGCCGCCGCCGAAGGCTACAGCCACGTGCTGGCTCCCAGCTCCACCTTCGGCAAGGACGTGCTGCCCCGCGCCGCCGCCCTGCTGGGCGTGAACATGGTCAGCGACATCGCCAGCGTCGACGGCGAGCGCAGCTTCAAGCGCCCGGTCTACGCCGGCAACGCCATCGCCGAAGTCAGCGTCCCGGACGGCGACACCGTCGTCGCCACCGCCCGCACGGCATCCTGGCCCGCAGCAACGGAAGGCGGCAACGCGACCATCAATGAACGCCCCGCAGAAACGGAAGACGCCGGCCACACAAGATATGTCGGCCTGGAATCCGGAGGCGGCGACCGCCCCGACCTGCAGACGGCAAGAATCGTCCTGTCAGGCGGCCGCGCCTTCGGCAGCGCCGAAAACTTCGAGCAGCTCTACACCGTGGCCGACAAGCTGAAAGCGGGCGTCGGCGCCAGCCGCGCCGCGGTCGACGCCGGCTATGTGCCCAACGACATGCAGGTGGGCCAGACCGGCAAGATCATCGCGCCGGAACTGTACATGGCCTTCGGCATCTCCGGTGCCATCCAGCACATCACCGGCATCAAGGACGCCGGCACCATCGTCGCCGTCAACAAGGACGCCGACGCGCCCATCTTCGAAATCGCCGACATCGGCCTGGTGGCCGACCTGTTCAAGGTACTGCCCGAGCTCGAGCAGCAACTCGGCTAA